CCAAGGTACCGGTCCTCGACCCGGCCTCACCCGCGCAGGCGATGGCGCTCGCGGCGACCGGGATCGAGGAGAGGATCTCGGAGGCGGGCGTTCCCGGATAGGAAGCGGCAACCGCGCATCCGGCCTCCACCAGCCCCCGCGCGATGGCGTCGTTCCCCTGCATCAGGATGCGGTCGTTCACGAGGGAGGACTCCCGCCGGCCTATTTCACGAGGTCCGACAGGACCAGGACGGTCCAGTACGGAGAGATCATGAGGACGATGATCGAAACGATGTAGGACGGCATGTAGTAGAAGCTGCCGCGGAAGACGGTTCCCAACGGGATGCCCGACATGCCGGAGACGACGTAGCAGCAGATGCCGATAGGGGGCATGATGGAGCCCATCGTCGTCACGATCGTGATCACCTGTCCGAACCAGATCGGATCGTAGCCCAGCTGGATCACCAGGGGGTAGAAGATGGGAAGCGATACGAGCAGGAACGCGAGGGCGTCCATGATGCAGCCGCCGATGATATAGCAGAGCAGGATCACCCAGAGCACCATCCATTTCGGCAACGCGAGCGCCTGGATCCACTCCGCGGCCGCGAAAGGAAGGCGGGTGAGTGTCAGAAACCGCGCGAAGATCACCGCTCCCGCCACGATCATGAAGACCATGCAGGAAATGCGAAGGGTTTCGGTCATCGAATCGATGAACTTTTTCCACGTAAGCTTGCGACGGGCAAGGCAAATCGCGTACCCCAGGAAACAGCTGACGGCGGCGGCCTCCGTGGCGGTCACGACCCCCGTGAACAGGGCGTACATGATGATCCCGAAGAGTGCGAGGATGTCGATCGCCTCGGGAAGCGCCCTCATCCGCTCCTTCCAGCCGAACCTCGGCCCCGCCGGACCCCAATCGGGGTGCATGCGGCAGGTCCAGACCACCGTGCCCAGGATGGCGACGGTCAGGATGGCGCTGGGAATGACGTTTCCGAAAAACAGCTTGCCGATGGATTGTCCGGTGTAGAGACCGTAGACCACCAGCACGATGGAGGGCGGGATGAGGACACCGAGCGTCGCGCCGGCGGCGACCGAACCGGCGTTCAGCATCGGGTGATACCTGTATTCCTTCATGGCGGGGATGGCGACGGCGCTCATTGTAGCCGCCGTGGCCGTGTTGGAGCCGGAGATTGCCGAGAATGCCGCCGACGCCATGATCGTCGTCATCGCGAGCCCTCCGCGGAAATGCCCGAACCATTTGTAGGTGGCGTCGTAGAGGCTGAAATTGTACCCGGCGTAATGGACGATCTCGCCGACCAGGATGAACAGCGGGATCACCGTCAGCCCGTAGCTGGAGAAGATGTTCCACATCTCGGTGCCGACGATCGAAAATGCCGCTTCGAAGGAGATCATATGCGCGATCCCGACGAATCCGACCATAGCCATGGTGAAGGCGGCGGGGACGCGCAGGACGAACAGGATGAAGAACATGACGACGATCCCGTACACGCCGACGATGGGCCCGCTCATTTCTTTTCCTCGCGGGTCCAGACGGTTTCGACCAGGTCGAGGAGAATCGTCAGCGCCAGGACGGCGAACCCGAGACTGACAAGGAACACGAAGGGGTAATAGGCGATCTTCAGCGTCTCGGACGTCTCGCGCGTAAGCATCAGCCTCTTCCCGTACACGAAGGTCTGCCAGGAGACGATGGAGAAGAAGACGAGGATGAGGACGTAGCTCACCTGGTCGAGAACCCGCTTGACCGAAGCTGGGAACTTTTCCGAGAGGATATCCACGACGATGTGGTTCTTCCGTTTCTGCGTATAGCCAAGGGCTCCGGCGGTGACGATCGCGCCGAGGAAGGAGACGATCTCGTACGTCCCGCCCATCGGGACCTGGAATATCCTCAGCATGACGTTCATCGTCGCCAGGAGGGTGAGCGCCAGGAGCGAAACGCCCCCTGCGATCATCAGGAGCCTCCGCAGCAGCTCGGAAAAACGTTCCAGTCCCATCGCGAGGTGCCGGCTACCGGTACATCCGCTCGTACTTCTTCTTCAGGGCGAGAGTGTCGGCGACGATCTGGGCGGCCGGCAGTCCGAGCGCTGTGGTCCGTTGGACGTAATCGTCCGTCATCGGTTTCAGTAGAGAGGCGATCCTGTCGTGGTCCGCAGCCGAAAGCTCGAAGAGCTGGTGATGGTAGGTCGCTTTCGACCAGGCGAGGGCCTCGGTCACGTGGTCGTCCACGTACTTTCCCGTCCACTCCGCCTGCTCGCGACGCATCCGCTCGAGAACGTCCTTCACATCCGCGGGGAGGGAATCCCACTTCGCCTTGTTCATCACGACGGCGAAGGAGACGACCGGAAGGTTCGCGACCGTGGCGTACGGCGTGTAGGCGGCGAATTTGAAGTCCTTGAGGATCTCCATTGACGAGACCATCCCCTTCACGACCCCTTTCTGGATCGCCTCGGGCGTCTCGGACTGCGGCATCGCGACGGGGATCCCGCCCAGCCGCTTCACGACCTCGGCGTTCGTGCCGGCGACCCGCAGCTCCATCCCCTTGAGGTCGGCCAGCGACTTGACTGGCGCCTTCGTCATGAAGTTGGTCGGGGGGCAGGTGAAGAGCGTGAGC
Above is a genomic segment from Candidatus Deferrimicrobium sp. containing:
- a CDS encoding TRAP transporter substrate-binding protein, which codes for MNAKSVLPVLLSVLFLALFLFPGTARSVETITLRYANFPPSATFPCVQMERWAKEVEKRTHGRVKVQTFPGGTLLAAKNIFDGVISGMADIGNFAMSYQPGRFPVSEAVDLPMGFTSARAASLTLFDLIEKYKPKEFASVKVLTLFTCPPTNFMTKAPVKSLADLKGMELRVAGTNAEVVKRLGGIPVAMPQSETPEAIQKGVVKGMVSSMEILKDFKFAAYTPYATVANLPVVSFAVVMNKAKWDSLPADVKDVLERMRREQAEWTGKYVDDHVTEALAWSKATYHHQLFELSAADHDRIASLLKPMTDDYVQRTTALGLPAAQIVADTLALKKKYERMYR
- a CDS encoding TRAP transporter large permease: MSGPIVGVYGIVVMFFILFVLRVPAAFTMAMVGFVGIAHMISFEAAFSIVGTEMWNIFSSYGLTVIPLFILVGEIVHYAGYNFSLYDATYKWFGHFRGGLAMTTIMASAAFSAISGSNTATAATMSAVAIPAMKEYRYHPMLNAGSVAAGATLGVLIPPSIVLVVYGLYTGQSIGKLFFGNVIPSAILTVAILGTVVWTCRMHPDWGPAGPRFGWKERMRALPEAIDILALFGIIMYALFTGVVTATEAAAVSCFLGYAICLARRKLTWKKFIDSMTETLRISCMVFMIVAGAVIFARFLTLTRLPFAAAEWIQALALPKWMVLWVILLCYIIGGCIMDALAFLLVSLPIFYPLVIQLGYDPIWFGQVITIVTTMGSIMPPIGICCYVVSGMSGIPLGTVFRGSFYYMPSYIVSIIVLMISPYWTVLVLSDLVK
- a CDS encoding TRAP transporter small permease, coding for MIAGGVSLLALTLLATMNVMLRIFQVPMGGTYEIVSFLGAIVTAGALGYTQKRKNHIVVDILSEKFPASVKRVLDQVSYVLILVFFSIVSWQTFVYGKRLMLTRETSETLKIAYYPFVFLVSLGFAVLALTILLDLVETVWTREEKK